A genomic segment from Nitratiruptor sp. YY08-10 encodes:
- a CDS encoding chemotaxis protein produces MKKNDYLPKILETGANELEIIDFRMYEELEDGSVYEWVLGVNVAKVKEVIQKPEHIFKSPGSPPEVEGLAKIREEVIPIVNLQKWMKIKAPKDKENKYVIVMEFLREIIGILVHEARRIRRIKWTDIKKPPASIDEKLGGKVVGVIEIENGQLLLLLDFEGILDELGMIKVFHVEEEGSYKKTGQHYRILILDDSPVARRIIRTILEKDGHTVIEAQSGIEGLQILHELAEEAQKEGSDITDKLQLIISDIEMPGMDGLTFTKKVKEDPVLSKIPVVINTSLSDKATVDKTKFVNADAHLVKFDTKDLLHIVHEYAIKK; encoded by the coding sequence ATGAAAAAGAATGACTATTTACCGAAAATTCTCGAAACAGGTGCCAACGAACTGGAAATCATCGATTTTCGGATGTATGAAGAGCTCGAAGATGGTTCCGTGTATGAATGGGTTCTTGGTGTCAATGTCGCCAAAGTAAAAGAGGTCATACAAAAGCCGGAACACATCTTCAAATCTCCCGGATCACCTCCAGAAGTTGAAGGTTTGGCGAAAATCAGAGAAGAGGTGATTCCTATCGTCAATCTTCAAAAATGGATGAAGATCAAAGCTCCTAAAGACAAAGAGAACAAATACGTCATCGTCATGGAGTTTTTACGTGAAATCATCGGAATTTTGGTCCATGAAGCAAGACGGATACGTCGTATCAAATGGACGGATATCAAAAAACCGCCTGCAAGTATAGATGAAAAACTCGGGGGCAAGGTTGTGGGTGTTATCGAGATAGAAAATGGTCAACTTCTCCTGCTTCTTGATTTTGAAGGTATTTTGGATGAACTTGGAATGATCAAAGTTTTCCATGTAGAAGAGGAAGGATCGTATAAAAAAACAGGCCAACACTATCGTATCCTAATACTCGATGACAGCCCGGTGGCACGACGAATCATCCGAACGATTTTGGAAAAAGATGGTCATACTGTAATCGAAGCCCAAAGTGGTATCGAAGGATTGCAGATTTTACATGAACTTGCTGAAGAGGCTCAAAAAGAGGGAAGTGACATTACAGATAAACTACAATTGATTATCAGTGATATCGAAATGCCTGGAATGGACGGACTAACATTTACCAAAAAGGTCAAAGAGGACCCTGTCCTTTCCAAAATTCCAGTGGTCATCAACACCTCTTTGTCAGACAAAGCAACTGTCGATAAAACAAAATTTGTCAATGCAGACGCACATCTTGTAAAATTCGATACGAAAGATCTACTGCACATAGTACACGAATATGCGATAAAAAAATAG
- a CDS encoding chemotaxis protein CheW: MGEMQVFGIDENITQSIKEEERVIAFMLNDELIGINIKNVTKITKKLDISPVPKTPEYIVGVMNLRGNIVPVVNLKKMLNLPNSDIIDQEYILIIDTEIGNIGLLIDKVVGAITIENEEILPAPINSIGIDAKYVIGVIIIDQEKEQSKRNLLILLDTDKLFNKKEIQENQE; the protein is encoded by the coding sequence ATGGGTGAAATGCAAGTATTCGGTATCGATGAAAATATAACCCAATCTATTAAAGAGGAAGAACGCGTTATAGCTTTCATGTTAAACGACGAACTTATCGGCATCAATATAAAAAACGTAACAAAAATCACAAAAAAACTCGATATATCACCTGTACCAAAAACTCCCGAATATATCGTCGGGGTCATGAATTTAAGAGGCAACATCGTACCTGTTGTCAATCTTAAAAAGATGCTCAACTTACCGAACAGTGATATTATTGATCAAGAATATATTTTGATTATCGATACCGAAATAGGCAATATCGGTCTTTTGATCGATAAAGTAGTCGGAGCAATCACCATAGAGAATGAAGAGATTCTCCCTGCTCCTATCAATTCCATCGGTATTGATGCAAAGTATGTTATCGGTGTTATCATCATCGATCAAGAGAAGGAACAGTCAAAAAGAAACCTTCTCATCTTACTCGATACAGATAAACTCTTTAACAAAAAAGAGATCCAAGAAAACCAAGAATAA
- a CDS encoding chemotaxis protein CheA, giving the protein MRVNVSEDMQEILDEFVQEAEEIIENLDQELIELESDPTNRDLLNEIFRGMHTLKGGAGFLGLESIIELAHVIESIFDKLRNNEMTLTSDMMDVILEGIDVLKSAIETLKSENEIPDVDEIKPLLDKLNHILENPESFQANESSEHEQIGSEIEQEPSEAAQEPSNDNSVKEEIIFHDDVDEKIQQLIREHPGKNFKEILDDLILLPPEERDMDLIMKLDELINEGKDVEDLIKERRIIEPEVKEQPAVATKQEEKAPVTVPEKSKTAPKPKQKKEETETIRIDIERVSTLMNLVGELVLDRNRIVKLTSRLRTNCEDSEAVEELNEAIAGMSRSVSDLQEVVMKLRMQPVKRIFSKFPRIVRDLAKKMGKKIELILEGEDTEIDRSILNQLEDPLIHLVRNSIDHGIEPPEERIAKGKPETGHIILSALQEGDRIIVFIEDDGRGIDADKVKRKAIEKGLITPEQAAQMSDKEAYELIFMPGFSTVEEVSEISGRGVGMDVVANVIHSLRGAIEIESEPGKGTKITMKLPLTVAIIRTLMVGSNDRIFAIPLFSVVEIIKYNPDDIKDVGTYKSLVLRDEVYLFFHLNELFDLESNDHEKFVIILNIGEKNIAIAVDDLFGEEEIVIKPLGEMLKDVQGIAGATITGDGKVVLILDIKSLISDKRNELIGVI; this is encoded by the coding sequence ATGAGAGTGAATGTCAGTGAAGATATGCAAGAGATTTTAGACGAGTTTGTACAGGAAGCCGAAGAAATCATAGAAAACCTTGATCAAGAACTGATAGAACTCGAAAGTGATCCTACAAACAGGGATCTTCTCAATGAAATATTCAGAGGAATGCATACCCTAAAGGGCGGAGCCGGTTTTTTAGGCTTAGAAAGTATTATCGAATTGGCTCACGTTATTGAAAGTATTTTTGATAAACTCCGCAATAATGAGATGACTTTGACATCTGATATGATGGATGTTATTTTAGAGGGAATAGACGTTCTCAAATCTGCTATTGAGACATTAAAATCAGAAAATGAGATTCCTGATGTTGATGAGATCAAGCCGCTGCTGGACAAACTCAATCACATTTTAGAAAATCCTGAATCATTTCAAGCAAACGAATCGTCTGAACATGAACAAATTGGTAGCGAGATAGAACAAGAACCATCCGAGGCAGCACAAGAACCCTCAAACGACAATTCTGTAAAAGAAGAAATCATTTTCCATGATGATGTGGATGAAAAGATACAGCAGCTGATCCGCGAACACCCTGGAAAAAATTTCAAAGAGATTCTCGACGATCTCATACTTTTGCCTCCAGAAGAGCGGGATATGGATCTTATCATGAAACTGGATGAGCTCATCAACGAAGGAAAAGATGTTGAAGATCTTATCAAAGAAAGACGCATAATCGAACCAGAAGTCAAAGAGCAGCCTGCTGTTGCGACCAAGCAAGAAGAAAAGGCACCGGTTACAGTACCGGAAAAATCAAAAACAGCACCCAAACCAAAACAGAAGAAAGAGGAAACGGAAACAATCCGTATAGATATAGAGAGAGTAAGCACATTGATGAATCTCGTAGGAGAACTCGTTCTTGATAGAAACAGAATTGTCAAGCTCACCTCTCGTCTTCGAACCAACTGTGAAGACTCTGAAGCGGTAGAGGAACTGAATGAAGCGATTGCCGGTATGAGCCGATCGGTTTCGGATCTACAGGAAGTCGTTATGAAACTAAGAATGCAACCGGTCAAACGGATATTTAGCAAATTTCCGCGTATCGTTCGCGATCTCGCAAAAAAAATGGGTAAAAAGATCGAACTTATTTTGGAAGGTGAAGATACAGAAATCGACCGCAGTATTCTCAATCAACTCGAAGACCCACTCATACACCTTGTACGGAATTCTATTGACCATGGAATCGAACCACCTGAAGAGCGTATTGCCAAAGGAAAACCCGAAACCGGACATATTATACTCTCTGCTTTACAAGAAGGGGATAGAATTATCGTATTCATTGAAGATGACGGACGGGGCATCGATGCTGATAAAGTTAAACGAAAAGCGATTGAAAAAGGACTGATTACTCCGGAACAAGCAGCTCAAATGAGCGATAAAGAGGCATATGAATTGATTTTTATGCCAGGATTTTCTACCGTTGAAGAGGTCAGCGAAATTTCCGGTCGTGGCGTGGGTATGGATGTAGTAGCCAATGTTATCCACTCCTTACGAGGTGCCATAGAGATCGAAAGCGAACCCGGTAAAGGCACAAAAATCACGATGAAACTACCTTTGACGGTAGCAATTATCAGAACATTGATGGTTGGATCCAATGATAGAATCTTCGCTATCCCTCTTTTTAGCGTCGTAGAAATTATCAAATACAATCCCGATGATATCAAAGATGTTGGTACATACAAATCTTTGGTCCTCAGAGACGAGGTGTATCTCTTCTTTCATTTGAACGAACTTTTTGATCTTGAAAGCAACGATCACGAGAAATTTGTAATCATCCTAAACATCGGGGAGAAAAATATCGCAATTGCTGTAGACGATCTTTTTGGCGAAGAGGAGATCGTTATAAAACCGCTGGGTGAAATGCTCAAAGATGTCCAGGGTATTGCCGGTGCAACAATCACAGGTGATGGAAAAGTGGTTTTGATTTTGGATATCAAATCACTTATCAGTGATAAAAGAAATGAACTTATAGGAGTTATCTGA
- the fliG gene encoding flagellar motor switch protein FliG: MSEEKKKVHLTKLQKAAILISALPEDISVQIFKKLKDFEVERIVKTILMLETPSKESVLEVLKEAYDNLKEASPVKIAPDHLKKILQKALPPEVLEKLLNQTFDEEEFKAIFKELEKLDPKMVANLIKNEHPQVIALILSQLKPSVAAEILQYIPKRAGVTNVQEEVIKRIASIEKINAQTLKIVANTLEEELLTIGAGTEETLSGIDIAAEIVNALPKEVQVELLEEVRKEDEILADNIEERMFKFEDILKLDNKAIIEILKNVDKNVLMMALKGAPQEILDKFLSNMSKRAAEMFLEDMEVLGPVKKSDVEKAQKKIIEEIKNLINKGVIEFGSGEEYV; encoded by the coding sequence GTGTCCGAAGAAAAGAAAAAGGTGCATTTAACAAAACTGCAAAAAGCTGCTATTTTGATCTCTGCACTTCCCGAAGATATTAGTGTACAAATTTTTAAAAAATTGAAAGATTTTGAAGTAGAAAGGATTGTTAAAACAATTTTGATGCTTGAAACTCCATCAAAAGAATCAGTTTTAGAAGTCCTGAAAGAGGCCTACGATAATTTAAAAGAGGCTTCTCCAGTAAAAATAGCACCTGATCATCTCAAAAAGATTTTACAAAAGGCTCTTCCTCCTGAAGTTTTAGAAAAACTTTTAAATCAAACATTTGATGAGGAAGAGTTTAAAGCAATATTTAAAGAGTTGGAAAAACTCGATCCAAAAATGGTAGCAAATCTTATTAAAAATGAACATCCCCAGGTAATTGCTCTTATCCTCTCTCAACTTAAACCTTCCGTAGCAGCAGAGATATTACAGTATATTCCCAAAAGAGCGGGAGTAACCAATGTGCAAGAAGAAGTGATAAAAAGAATTGCATCTATAGAAAAAATCAATGCTCAGACACTAAAAATCGTAGCCAATACATTAGAAGAAGAGTTGCTAACCATTGGTGCAGGAACGGAAGAGACATTGAGTGGCATCGATATCGCAGCAGAAATAGTCAATGCTTTACCGAAAGAGGTACAAGTAGAGCTTCTTGAAGAAGTCCGTAAAGAGGATGAAATTTTGGCAGATAACATCGAAGAGAGAATGTTTAAGTTTGAAGATATTTTGAAGCTTGACAATAAAGCGATTATTGAAATTTTGAAAAATGTCGATAAAAACGTTTTGATGATGGCTCTCAAAGGTGCTCCTCAAGAGATATTGGACAAATTTTTATCCAATATGTCCAAGCGTGCGGCTGAAATGTTTTTGGAAGATATGGAAGTCTTGGGTCCAGTGAAGAAAAGTGATGTGGAAAAGGCTCAGAAGAAAATCATCGAAGAGATTAAAAATTTGATCAATAAAGGTGTGATCGAGTTCGGAAGTGGAGAAGAGTACGTGTAA
- a CDS encoding flagellar motor switch protein FliM, translated as MSEQDFLSQEEIDALLGGGESEAEEESSVEELSDIRPFDFDELESIKKGGFPGLELIYERWVKLFREEVRKVLPKINMVSKESIYITRFNNFMFNIPMPSSYTTFTMRPLKETALLVIDSRLVFTVISVMFGGPAKPFKVEGREFTKLETYVIKDFIDIALESLQDVFSAVYPVDVEKKSIELNPALAKITSGNEKVIISECIVDIDGFEAPIYFCFPHGMFLPIKEIIYSEFQGEVDPVWKKRVHEILLQTDVKVALELPKQTYLMKDVLQWKEGMELVLDIEKDEDAYLRISDKYKFRCKVGKIKEKYAALLKTEHQEEEAENE; from the coding sequence ATGTCTGAACAGGATTTCTTGTCTCAAGAAGAGATAGATGCACTGCTTGGAGGCGGTGAGTCGGAAGCAGAAGAGGAGAGCAGTGTTGAAGAGCTTTCAGATATTCGACCCTTTGATTTTGATGAATTAGAGAGTATAAAAAAAGGGGGATTCCCAGGCCTTGAGCTCATTTATGAGCGATGGGTGAAGCTTTTTCGAGAAGAGGTTCGCAAAGTTCTTCCAAAAATCAACATGGTCTCCAAAGAATCCATCTATATCACCCGTTTCAATAACTTTATGTTCAATATTCCCATGCCGTCAAGCTATACCACATTTACGATGAGGCCTTTGAAAGAGACAGCTCTTTTGGTTATAGACTCAAGACTTGTTTTTACTGTTATCAGTGTTATGTTTGGAGGTCCCGCAAAACCGTTTAAAGTAGAAGGTAGAGAATTTACAAAACTGGAAACCTATGTGATCAAAGATTTTATCGATATAGCATTGGAGTCACTGCAAGATGTTTTCAGCGCAGTTTATCCAGTTGATGTTGAAAAAAAGTCGATAGAACTCAATCCCGCTTTGGCAAAGATAACTTCGGGAAATGAAAAGGTAATTATTTCGGAATGTATTGTGGATATCGACGGTTTTGAGGCCCCTATCTATTTCTGTTTTCCACACGGGATGTTTTTACCTATCAAAGAGATTATTTACAGTGAATTTCAAGGAGAGGTCGATCCTGTATGGAAAAAAAGAGTCCATGAGATTTTATTGCAAACCGATGTGAAAGTTGCTTTGGAACTTCCAAAACAGACCTATTTGATGAAGGATGTGCTACAATGGAAGGAAGGAATGGAACTTGTATTGGATATCGAAAAAGATGAGGATGCATATTTGCGAATTTCTGATAAATACAAGTTTCGTTGTAAAGTTGGAAAAATAAAAGAAAAATATGCGGCACTCCTAAAAACAGAGCATCAAGAAGAGGAAGCAGAGAATGAGTGA
- a CDS encoding FliM/FliN family flagellar motor switch protein, translating to MSEETNPSSEEQNNEEQELSPDELMAQQFAQESYGNDEDEESNVEGSEGIEKSKFSILLDVPLDVIVEIGSTQMPLEEVLKLNPNSVVELNRFIHEPVDLKVNGKVIAKGELYTVKNNFGLKITHVVTPEERLKILEG from the coding sequence ATGAGTGAAGAGACAAATCCCTCATCTGAAGAGCAAAATAACGAAGAGCAAGAGCTCTCTCCTGATGAGTTGATGGCACAGCAGTTTGCACAGGAGAGTTACGGGAATGATGAAGATGAGGAATCTAATGTTGAAGGAAGTGAAGGCATTGAAAAAAGTAAATTTTCCATTCTTTTAGATGTTCCTTTAGACGTCATTGTAGAAATCGGATCGACACAGATGCCTCTTGAAGAAGTATTGAAGCTCAACCCAAACAGTGTAGTGGAGCTTAACCGTTTTATCCATGAACCGGTTGATTTGAAAGTGAACGGTAAAGTGATTGCAAAAGGGGAGCTCTATACAGTAAAAAATAATTTTGGGCTGAAAATTACTCATGTAGTCACTCCTGAAGAGCGACTGAAAATTTTGGAAGGATAA
- a CDS encoding flagellar hook-basal body protein yields the protein MALDLQATYVLASGASRAMEQLDTITNNLANVNTTGFKEMVVKEMSQRLYENGGDANHLFVFPRFKESILNLTQGSLKHTQNRLDFALEGKGFFVVQKGNQKLLTRNGHFFINGEGLLVDQNGHYLLDTEDKPIRLEGKSEINVTEDGSIYQDGKFVRRLQIKNYDALTILGDTYYQSKGNEVESDAKVRQGFLESSNINPLMEMTEMIMAQRRFDMYGNMIKSIDQLNQKTNEIGRA from the coding sequence ATGGCTCTTGATCTACAAGCAACATATGTATTGGCAAGCGGTGCATCCAGGGCGATGGAGCAGCTTGATACCATTACAAATAATCTTGCCAACGTCAATACAACCGGATTTAAAGAGATGGTTGTAAAAGAGATGAGTCAGCGCCTTTATGAAAATGGAGGGGATGCCAATCACCTTTTTGTGTTTCCAAGATTTAAAGAGAGTATATTGAATCTTACACAAGGCTCATTAAAACATACACAAAACAGACTCGACTTTGCATTGGAAGGAAAAGGTTTTTTCGTTGTACAAAAAGGGAATCAGAAACTACTGACAAGGAATGGCCATTTTTTCATCAATGGTGAAGGATTGCTGGTAGACCAAAACGGACATTACCTTTTGGATACGGAAGATAAACCGATTCGTTTAGAAGGCAAAAGTGAAATCAATGTCACTGAAGATGGATCTATTTATCAAGATGGCAAATTTGTCAGGCGATTGCAGATTAAAAATTATGATGCTTTGACAATTCTTGGTGATACCTACTATCAGTCGAAAGGGAACGAAGTAGAATCGGATGCCAAAGTGCGTCAGGGGTTTTTAGAATCAAGCAACATCAATCCTTTAATGGAGATGACGGAGATGATTATGGCGCAAAGACGTTTTGATATGTATGGTAATATGATAAAAAGTATAGATCAACTCAATCAAAAAACCAATGAAATCGGAAGAGCGTAA
- the flgG gene encoding flagellar basal-body rod protein FlgG, with amino-acid sequence MIRALWTSASGMQAQQTNLDVVSNNIANVNTTGFKQSRANFEDLIYQNIKDPGVENGDGNRLPTGIQIGLGVRVADVAKMFSQGSLKHTERDLDVAIQGRGFFKIELPGGGEAYTRAGNFQIDNEGNLVTDQGYKVLPNIQINAPETLVGISISPNGKIVAVRNEGAGQTTEELGQLKLYRFINPAGLKAIGGNLFVQSDASGEAIEGDPDTNGFGKLSQGFLEMSNVNIVEEMVNLIVAQRAYEMNSKGITTADEMLRTVAGLKS; translated from the coding sequence ATGATTCGAGCACTATGGACTTCAGCTTCGGGTATGCAGGCACAACAGACAAATCTTGATGTTGTCTCAAACAATATTGCAAACGTCAATACGACCGGATTCAAACAAAGCAGAGCCAATTTTGAAGATCTCATTTATCAAAATATCAAAGATCCCGGAGTAGAAAACGGTGATGGCAACAGACTTCCTACCGGTATTCAAATAGGCCTTGGTGTGCGAGTGGCAGATGTGGCGAAAATGTTCTCCCAAGGAAGCCTCAAACATACCGAAAGGGATCTGGATGTTGCTATTCAAGGGAGAGGTTTTTTCAAAATAGAGCTTCCCGGAGGAGGCGAAGCCTATACAAGAGCCGGCAATTTTCAAATCGATAATGAAGGCAATCTCGTAACCGACCAGGGATACAAGGTACTACCAAATATCCAGATCAATGCGCCAGAAACCCTTGTGGGTATCTCGATCAGTCCAAACGGGAAAATCGTTGCTGTACGAAATGAAGGTGCAGGTCAGACAACGGAAGAGCTTGGACAGCTCAAACTTTATCGTTTTATCAATCCGGCAGGGCTCAAAGCAATAGGCGGCAATCTTTTTGTTCAGTCGGATGCTTCTGGAGAAGCGATCGAGGGAGATCCTGATACAAATGGTTTTGGAAAACTCTCGCAAGGCTTTTTGGAGATGTCCAATGTCAATATCGTTGAGGAGATGGTGAACTTGATCGTTGCCCAGCGCGCATACGAGATGAACTCCAAAGGCATCACAACTGCTGATGAAATGCTACGAACCGTTGCCGGCCTTAAATCGTAA
- the flgA gene encoding flagellar basal body P-ring formation chaperone FlgA encodes MKCYEPLPALNRKFVIFLFFTAMLFGRETILLKKQVLVNTPKIELSQIAIIDINNQKLKNYLSHLLIDQKYYKNDSKITKEEVRQLLQENFIDTSHISIKGQQTTVRFQKNTLSKEMIEDMIRKYFKKKYPNKKIRKISLRMKPVAIVGRYTTTIEPETVSRNYAYVRVHIQPADGKEITYRAYLMIKTLANVVVAAHDIPKGSVIQNEDVEVQKAVVHGRNYPDLQEIIGSVAKVNIYKNRKITRYMIEPNYAVKKHQNVRIIYKKGPIMIELLGLALQNGKRGDIIKVKNISTNKVLACKVISDGVVLFLY; translated from the coding sequence ATGAAATGCTACGAACCGTTGCCGGCCTTAAATCGTAAATTTGTCATTTTTCTTTTTTTCACGGCCATGTTGTTTGGTCGTGAAACAATTCTTTTAAAAAAACAGGTTCTTGTCAATACACCAAAGATAGAACTCTCCCAAATTGCGATAATAGATATCAACAATCAAAAACTAAAGAACTATCTTTCCCATCTTCTCATTGATCAAAAATATTACAAAAACGACTCAAAAATCACAAAAGAAGAGGTTCGACAACTCCTGCAAGAAAATTTCATAGACACTTCGCACATCTCCATCAAAGGGCAACAGACAACTGTTCGCTTTCAAAAAAACACTCTTTCAAAAGAGATGATAGAAGATATGATCAGAAAATATTTCAAAAAGAAATATCCAAATAAAAAGATTCGAAAAATCTCCCTTCGTATGAAACCTGTCGCAATAGTAGGACGTTATACAACAACAATAGAGCCCGAAACCGTATCGAGAAATTATGCTTATGTCAGAGTTCATATCCAACCAGCTGATGGAAAAGAGATCACTTATAGGGCATATTTGATGATTAAAACTCTTGCCAATGTTGTTGTTGCAGCACATGATATCCCCAAAGGCTCAGTGATACAAAACGAAGATGTAGAAGTTCAAAAAGCGGTAGTCCATGGCAGGAACTATCCAGATCTCCAAGAGATTATAGGATCTGTGGCAAAAGTGAATATCTATAAAAATCGAAAGATTACCCGGTATATGATAGAACCAAACTATGCAGTAAAAAAGCATCAAAATGTTCGCATCATCTATAAAAAAGGCCCGATTATGATAGAGCTTTTGGGACTTGCCCTCCAAAATGGGAAAAGGGGTGATATAATAAAAGTGAAAAACATATCTACGAACAAGGTTTTGGCATGCAAAGTTATATCCGATGGTGTTGTGCTGTTTCTGTATTGA
- a CDS encoding flagellar basal body L-ring protein FlgH, with the protein MKPKILSEKEVMQAPKQQAPGSLYSGYDNLFSDMKAYEVGDVVTININENLSGKGQSDVQTSRSNSVGLGVPTPKIKGRSVIKGDEFLSLDGSSQNSFSGKGGTKRSAKLIAKITARVVKVYPNGNLYIVGKKYLKINSDTQYLKIAGIVNPKDILPDNSIDSSRISDMYVEYNGQGFVTDAQEPGWLAKFVMKIWPF; encoded by the coding sequence ATGAAGCCAAAGATTTTAAGCGAAAAAGAGGTGATGCAAGCTCCTAAACAGCAAGCACCAGGTTCACTCTATAGCGGATATGACAATCTTTTTAGCGATATGAAGGCCTATGAGGTCGGTGATGTGGTTACGATCAACATCAATGAAAATTTATCAGGAAAAGGCCAGAGCGATGTTCAGACTTCACGAAGCAATAGCGTAGGGCTAGGTGTTCCGACTCCGAAAATAAAAGGTCGATCGGTCATCAAAGGGGATGAGTTTTTAAGTCTTGACGGTAGTTCACAAAACAGTTTTTCAGGGAAAGGCGGAACAAAAAGAAGTGCGAAGTTGATTGCAAAAATCACTGCAAGAGTCGTAAAAGTCTATCCAAACGGCAATCTCTATATCGTAGGGAAAAAATATCTCAAAATCAATTCCGATACCCAGTACCTTAAAATCGCGGGCATTGTCAATCCAAAAGATATATTGCCAGACAACAGTATAGACTCGTCAAGAATATCGGATATGTATGTGGAGTATAATGGTCAAGGGTTTGTTACAGATGCGCAAGAGCCGGGCTGGCTCGCGAAATTTGTCATGAAAATATGGCCGTTTTGA
- a CDS encoding flagellar basal body P-ring protein FlgI — protein sequence MRLFFLLFFILFDVLWAVEIKIGDQVNVVGVRENYLTGYGIVVGLNGTGDGTTTKFTLLSIANMLKKMGINIDPKDVKTKNAAAVIVTAKLPPFAKSGMTVDVTVSSMGDAKDIGNGVLIRTPLFGPDKKIYAFAQGPTSTGGGFSESNKGGKVQKNFTTTALIPNGAIIERDLPYSFDEQKTVTLTLKHPSFEMARRIVDAINKHFKEELAFALDASTIRVLYPMKNQYDKVQFLSQLLDLKVQSENEPTIVIYERTGTVIMSGDIKIDTPVYISHGSIYVTVQKEPVISQPNPLAGGKTVQTQSTQTTVQEANGRIFSIRSPSLKDLVKALNDLGISPRDLIAIIQAIKNAGKLHAKIVIM from the coding sequence ATGCGACTGTTTTTTTTACTGTTTTTTATACTGTTCGATGTTCTTTGGGCTGTCGAAATCAAGATTGGCGATCAAGTCAACGTTGTCGGTGTTCGTGAAAACTACTTGACAGGGTATGGCATCGTTGTAGGTTTAAATGGTACAGGAGACGGAACGACCACGAAATTTACACTATTGAGCATTGCCAATATGCTGAAGAAAATGGGGATCAATATCGATCCAAAAGATGTGAAAACAAAAAACGCGGCTGCAGTTATTGTGACGGCCAAGTTGCCACCGTTCGCGAAAAGCGGGATGACGGTGGATGTGACGGTGTCGAGTATGGGAGATGCGAAAGATATAGGCAATGGCGTGCTTATTCGTACCCCGCTTTTTGGACCGGACAAAAAAATATACGCTTTTGCCCAGGGCCCTACGTCAACGGGTGGGGGATTCAGTGAATCGAATAAAGGCGGCAAGGTACAAAAAAATTTCACTACCACAGCACTCATTCCGAATGGAGCGATCATAGAAAGGGATCTTCCCTACAGTTTTGACGAACAAAAAACGGTAACGCTTACGCTGAAACATCCAAGCTTTGAAATGGCCCGTCGTATTGTGGATGCAATCAACAAACATTTCAAAGAAGAGCTCGCCTTTGCATTGGATGCTTCAACCATTCGTGTGTTGTACCCGATGAAGAACCAGTACGACAAAGTACAGTTTCTCTCGCAACTTCTTGATCTCAAAGTGCAAAGCGAAAATGAGCCTACGATCGTTATTTATGAGCGGACAGGAACGGTCATTATGAGTGGCGATATCAAAATCGATACGCCTGTGTATATCTCCCATGGAAGTATCTATGTAACAGTTCAGAAAGAGCCTGTAATTTCCCAGCCAAACCCCCTTGCCGGAGGAAAAACCGTTCAAACCCAATCGACACAAACCACGGTTCAAGAAGCAAACGGAAGAATTTTTTCTATACGATCGCCTTCACTCAAAGATCTTGTCAAAGCACTGAACGATTTGGGGATTTCACCAAGAGATCTTATTGCTATAATACAGGCTATTAAAAACGCCGGTAAACTCCACGCAAAAATCGTCATAATGTAG
- a CDS encoding rod-binding protein, translating to MKIETYWDFAQLSQIKTKDLAAKGFEEEFIRQFLKEVRKSLERTSPLLDNSFSAKMYWDMFDMQIAKVLSDSDQFGLKEYIAHAVETYKKNSQ from the coding sequence ATGAAGATAGAAACATATTGGGATTTTGCACAGCTGAGCCAGATAAAAACGAAAGATTTGGCGGCGAAAGGTTTTGAAGAGGAGTTTATACGCCAGTTTTTAAAAGAGGTACGAAAATCTCTTGAGAGAACATCGCCGCTTTTGGATAACTCTTTTTCAGCAAAAATGTATTGGGATATGTTCGATATGCAGATCGCAAAAGTCTTAAGTGATAGTGACCAGTTTGGTTTGAAAGAGTATATTGCACATGCAGTTGAGACATACAAGAAGAATAGCCAATGA